A part of Paenarthrobacter sp. A20 genomic DNA contains:
- a CDS encoding response regulator transcription factor, with product MKKNGPEAKLLVVDDEPNIRELLSTSLRFAGFEVVAASNGREALAAADLHAPDLAVLDVMLPDMDGFTVTRRLRAAGKHFPVLFLTAKDDTEDKVTGLTVGGDDYVTKPFSLDEVVARIRAVLRRTQPLEDDDAVIRVDDLELDDDAHEVRRGGTVIELSPTEFKLLRYLMLNPNRVLSKAQILDHVWEYDFNGDASIVESYISYLRRKVDIDPDAAALIQTKRGVGYVLRTAEKR from the coding sequence ATGAAAAAGAACGGCCCCGAAGCCAAGCTCCTTGTCGTCGATGACGAACCCAACATCCGCGAGCTGCTCTCCACGTCCCTGCGTTTTGCAGGTTTCGAGGTCGTTGCCGCGTCCAATGGTCGCGAAGCCCTCGCAGCAGCGGACCTCCATGCCCCCGACCTCGCCGTCCTGGACGTCATGCTCCCTGACATGGACGGCTTCACGGTGACGCGCCGCCTCCGTGCCGCGGGCAAGCACTTCCCCGTCTTGTTCCTCACGGCGAAGGATGACACCGAGGACAAAGTCACCGGCCTGACCGTCGGCGGCGACGACTATGTCACCAAACCCTTCAGCCTCGACGAAGTCGTGGCACGAATCCGGGCCGTCCTCCGCCGGACCCAGCCGCTGGAAGATGACGACGCCGTGATCCGCGTCGACGATCTTGAACTCGACGACGACGCCCACGAGGTCCGCCGCGGCGGAACCGTGATCGAGCTGTCCCCCACCGAATTCAAGCTCCTGCGCTACCTCATGCTGAACCCCAACCGGGTACTTTCCAAGGCCCAGATCCTGGACCACGTCTGGGAATACGACTTCAACGGTGACGCCTCGATCGTTGAGTCCTATATTTCCTACCTGCGCCGCAAAGTGGACATCGATCCCGATGCCGCTGCCCTGATCCAGACCAAGCGCGGCGTGGGCTACGTGCTGCGAACGGCAGAGAAGCGCTGA
- a CDS encoding LysE/ArgO family amino acid transporter — protein MTYTDFFHSAGLGLATGLALIVAIGAQNAFVLRQGIRGEHILPVVAVCALSDAVLIAAGVLGTGALITAAPAAVVVLRYIGATFLVTYGLLAARRALRPQSLTASEGAADDGGAKRGLAAAVTTVLALTWLNPHVYLDIALLGSIASAQGTQLQWWFGAGAMLGSILWFCSLGFGARFLRGFFARPLSWRFLDGGIAVTMVALGAGLALGA, from the coding sequence GTGACCTACACCGACTTCTTCCACTCCGCAGGCCTCGGCCTGGCCACAGGCCTGGCCCTCATCGTCGCCATTGGCGCACAGAACGCGTTCGTGCTGCGACAAGGCATCCGTGGCGAGCACATCCTTCCCGTCGTGGCCGTCTGCGCATTGTCCGACGCCGTGCTGATCGCTGCCGGTGTCCTCGGCACCGGCGCCCTGATTACGGCAGCCCCTGCCGCCGTCGTCGTACTCCGCTACATTGGCGCCACATTCCTGGTGACGTACGGATTGCTGGCCGCCCGGCGGGCACTGCGTCCGCAGTCGCTGACTGCCAGCGAGGGAGCAGCCGACGACGGCGGTGCGAAACGCGGCCTAGCAGCGGCCGTCACCACCGTCCTTGCACTGACCTGGCTCAACCCGCACGTCTACCTGGATATCGCCCTTCTGGGTTCGATCGCCAGCGCCCAGGGCACTCAGCTGCAGTGGTGGTTTGGGGCCGGCGCGATGCTGGGCAGCATCCTGTGGTTTTGCTCGCTGGGCTTTGGTGCCCGGTTTCTCCGTGGCTTCTTCGCCCGGCCGTTGTCGTGGCGGTTCCTGGACGGCGGCATCGCCGTGACCATGGTGGCGCTGGGGGCTGGCCTCGCATTGGGTGCCTGA
- a CDS encoding LysR family transcriptional regulator ArgP: MPQFPSEQLLTFATVLSEGTLDSAARLLHITPSAVSQRLKSLEQSAGRVLLQRSNPAQATEAGEVVLRLARQVAQLEADAGRELGLGTDGAQRAVPIVVNADSLAVWFLQALAHVPGDLNVTFDLHRDDEQHSTSLLRSGTVMAAVTATPEPVQGCRVESLGVMRYRAVAAPGYLERWFPDFPDGLDRAALNTAPTVDFDRKDTYQWAFVRSWPDASGDPVPERRGPRHYVPASHDFGDAIRLGLGWGLIPEVQCGPDIADGRLVELAPERPFDVPLYWQRWKTASRVLDVLSDTVREVSGRYLTKP; encoded by the coding sequence ATGCCACAGTTTCCCTCCGAGCAATTGCTGACCTTCGCCACAGTCCTCTCCGAGGGGACGCTGGATTCGGCAGCGCGCCTGCTTCACATCACCCCCTCTGCGGTGTCGCAGCGGTTGAAGTCGCTGGAACAATCAGCGGGTCGGGTGCTGCTGCAACGCAGCAACCCTGCGCAGGCCACCGAAGCAGGCGAAGTGGTTCTCCGGCTGGCCCGCCAGGTAGCCCAACTGGAGGCCGACGCAGGCCGGGAGCTCGGGCTGGGCACTGACGGTGCGCAACGTGCCGTTCCGATCGTGGTCAACGCGGACTCGCTGGCTGTGTGGTTCCTCCAGGCGCTTGCCCACGTGCCCGGTGATCTCAACGTCACTTTCGACCTCCACCGGGACGACGAGCAGCACTCCACGTCGTTGCTGCGGTCCGGGACTGTGATGGCTGCCGTGACGGCAACCCCCGAGCCCGTGCAAGGGTGTCGCGTGGAAAGCCTGGGCGTCATGCGATACCGCGCAGTGGCAGCGCCGGGCTACCTGGAGAGGTGGTTCCCGGATTTTCCGGACGGTTTGGACCGGGCCGCACTCAACACTGCGCCCACAGTGGATTTCGACCGCAAGGATACCTACCAGTGGGCCTTCGTGCGCTCGTGGCCCGACGCCTCGGGAGATCCTGTGCCTGAGCGGCGGGGGCCTCGGCACTACGTGCCGGCCTCGCATGATTTCGGCGACGCGATCCGGCTTGGCCTGGGGTGGGGCTTGATCCCTGAAGTCCAGTGCGGACCGGACATAGCCGACGGCAGGCTGGTTGAGCTGGCCCCGGAGAGGCCCTTCGATGTGCCGCTTTACTGGCAGCGATGGAAGACAGCTTCCAGGGTGCTGGACGTACTGAGCGATACGGTGCGTGAGGTGTCCGGCCGGTACCTCACCAAACCCTGA
- a CDS encoding multicopper oxidase family protein, with protein MSTSQLLAVDLVLAVLAAGAWITAVWLAVASTTSSADRNPATTRVTGLALLLVCAAVVLTAARYALLPALVAGSWWFASERTTINLPLTAIPAAWAAMAGVPFLLRRRNTGFKPGRPGDSARSREWAILAMVAAAASAVASLALTFILGPFPAPWSIAVLLSMVVLAVLLAKLALFTPGRAARTGRGAVPSGRRPTAVAAVAGLMACTALGSGVFAWLGSRSADGAVIAAAVGHHDGGEAAAVADPTPVTSLLGESPADAVVRHYELTARVEQVTLPSGQGTEAWTFGSLPGPALEAQLGEVMEVVLKNRDVAAGVTLHWHGYDVPNAMDGVAGATQDAVMPGQSMTYRFTAAQSGTYWYHTHQDSAEGVRKGLYGTFVVHDPTLPRAETDIVVAGHDLSGLGLLGSSDRSSVYPAPPGTSVRMRLINTDSLPQRYLVEGTTFKAVAMDGTEVNQPEDVSGKVVRLGAGGRVDISFTMPDKAVALRSDAASSAVVVVAPSGAPGAGAAAAPVDVPGKAPPGVFNTTPALDLLEYGKPLVGTRAGSDGAAITREEIIVLDRQFRFVNGIPRYAFTVNGAAYPLVPSMDVALGDTVKVTVVNRTADPHPMHPHGHHVQVLSRNGVAPSGSPLVLDTVDVLPGEVWELLLHADNPGIWMDHCHNLDHAAEGMMMLLKYQGVSSPFVHGGHSHNRPE; from the coding sequence GTGAGCACCTCGCAGCTGCTCGCGGTGGACCTTGTGCTTGCCGTCCTCGCGGCCGGCGCATGGATCACCGCGGTCTGGTTGGCCGTCGCCTCAACGACGTCCAGTGCCGACCGCAATCCAGCCACGACCCGGGTAACCGGCCTGGCGCTGCTGTTGGTATGTGCCGCCGTCGTGCTGACGGCGGCGCGTTACGCCCTGCTTCCAGCTTTGGTGGCCGGCAGTTGGTGGTTTGCCAGCGAACGCACAACCATCAACCTGCCTCTGACCGCCATCCCCGCGGCTTGGGCCGCGATGGCCGGTGTTCCGTTCTTGCTGAGGAGACGGAACACCGGCTTCAAACCTGGCAGGCCGGGAGATTCGGCACGGTCCAGGGAGTGGGCAATACTGGCCATGGTCGCAGCCGCGGCGTCGGCCGTAGCGTCGCTGGCATTGACGTTCATCCTGGGCCCGTTCCCGGCTCCGTGGAGCATCGCGGTGCTCCTGTCCATGGTGGTGTTGGCGGTGCTCTTGGCCAAACTGGCGCTGTTCACGCCCGGACGCGCTGCCCGGACAGGACGCGGTGCTGTCCCGTCAGGAAGGCGTCCGACGGCGGTTGCCGCAGTCGCCGGACTCATGGCGTGTACCGCTTTGGGCTCCGGAGTCTTTGCCTGGCTTGGGAGCCGGTCCGCCGACGGCGCGGTGATCGCGGCCGCCGTCGGACATCACGACGGCGGCGAGGCCGCTGCTGTTGCGGACCCGACACCGGTAACCAGCCTGCTGGGTGAATCCCCTGCCGATGCCGTGGTCCGGCACTACGAACTGACGGCCCGGGTGGAACAGGTGACGTTGCCGTCCGGCCAGGGCACCGAGGCTTGGACGTTTGGCAGCCTTCCCGGCCCAGCCTTGGAAGCCCAGCTGGGTGAGGTGATGGAGGTGGTACTCAAGAACCGCGATGTGGCGGCCGGTGTCACCCTGCACTGGCACGGGTACGACGTCCCCAATGCCATGGACGGAGTGGCCGGAGCAACCCAGGACGCCGTGATGCCCGGGCAGTCCATGACTTATCGCTTTACTGCAGCACAGTCGGGTACCTACTGGTACCACACCCACCAGGATTCGGCCGAGGGGGTCCGCAAGGGCCTCTACGGCACATTCGTCGTGCACGACCCAACGTTGCCCCGTGCTGAAACGGACATCGTAGTGGCCGGTCACGACCTCAGCGGTCTGGGGTTGCTGGGCTCCTCAGACCGCAGCAGTGTGTACCCGGCCCCGCCAGGTACAAGCGTGAGGATGCGCCTCATCAATACCGATTCCCTGCCGCAGCGCTACCTTGTGGAGGGCACGACCTTCAAGGCGGTGGCGATGGACGGAACCGAGGTGAATCAGCCCGAAGACGTGTCCGGCAAGGTGGTACGCCTCGGGGCCGGTGGACGGGTGGACATCTCTTTCACCATGCCGGACAAGGCCGTGGCCCTACGCTCAGATGCTGCTTCCAGCGCCGTTGTGGTGGTTGCTCCATCGGGTGCCCCCGGGGCCGGCGCGGCGGCGGCTCCGGTAGACGTCCCTGGGAAAGCTCCGCCGGGAGTCTTCAACACCACCCCTGCGCTGGACCTGCTGGAATATGGCAAACCGTTGGTCGGGACAAGGGCTGGTTCAGACGGCGCTGCCATCACCCGCGAAGAGATAATTGTCCTGGACCGGCAATTCCGATTTGTTAATGGCATTCCGCGCTACGCCTTTACAGTCAACGGTGCCGCTTATCCGTTGGTGCCATCCATGGACGTAGCGCTCGGGGACACCGTGAAAGTGACGGTGGTGAACCGCACCGCCGACCCGCATCCGATGCATCCCCACGGCCACCATGTCCAGGTGCTCAGCAGGAACGGCGTTGCGCCCAGTGGCTCGCCGCTCGTCCTGGACACCGTGGATGTCCTGCCAGGGGAAGTGTGGGAGTTGCTGCTCCACGCTGACAACCCCGGAATCTGGATGGACCACTGCCACAATCTGGATCATGCTGCCGAAGGAATGATGATGCTGCTGAAGTACCAGGGTGTGTCATCGCCGTTCGTCCACGGGGGCCATTCGCACAACCGGCCCGAGTAG